In one Parafrankia discariae genomic region, the following are encoded:
- a CDS encoding ABC transporter substrate-binding protein: MLAKNEISRGWRDVETVRFPRVTPPREVEVLVVGAGPSGLATALELNHDRVQVAVVDAATSASLVRAGAMGHSSRTVELFRRWGVYEAIRAGWTFPPEWNHGGGRLRTSLVGHDLLDPPGPSFRKRPGNDFSFEDSIRRPQTVLQHAFLRRLAERGTTVAGGWRLLGFHEGEDTVTALLEDVDSAERREVRARYLVGADGGSSDVRRRGSSGGSGTGSASGGVINWAGTWSVSTWDPVVAGGTRNTQYLDLVYDSLTQVDSQGNAHPQQARSWEYNTTGDAVTFHLRPGLKFTDGTPVNAEAWQYQINRAKTQKNSQLAGDLDSVRSIDVIDDLTFRINLTQPDHHIPTLFGARGAGLLASETAARNNPQALATTAPVGSGPFKVESLTPDASVSLVKNPDFWDAENIHVDRIEITFNNDPNSVVQGIRTGTYNFAIGDVAQIDPAKKAGLQVLDDWGYGYQGYFVPVNLNKAPFDNPKVVQAIHYAVNREQFVEQAAFGHGEVTAEPYPSYYPAYAQEAKDLHPYNPDKARQLLAEAGYNTTDRRLSLPFVVSQPTPPDEVLQSQFKAVGVDLDIKVDPNWSTSFFAKTLAITDYSYAGRDSFGQTLTANFGGGPLNLSGPFQSAEFKAALAKVRATPLDSPDLKKNLAAATVAGLTSNPNIYTYATPRPYILATGISPLPKLPGQISFRGVTIGSS, from the coding sequence ATGCTCGCCAAGAATGAGATCAGTCGCGGCTGGCGGGACGTCGAGACGGTGCGTTTCCCACGCGTCACGCCGCCGCGGGAGGTGGAGGTTCTGGTCGTCGGCGCCGGGCCGTCCGGCCTGGCCACCGCCCTGGAGCTGAACCATGACCGGGTCCAGGTCGCCGTTGTCGACGCCGCGACCTCGGCGTCGCTGGTCCGGGCCGGTGCGATGGGCCACTCGTCGCGGACCGTCGAGCTGTTCCGGCGGTGGGGGGTCTACGAGGCGATCCGGGCCGGCTGGACCTTTCCGCCCGAGTGGAACCACGGTGGCGGCCGGCTGCGTACCTCGCTCGTCGGGCACGATCTCCTCGACCCGCCCGGGCCGTCGTTTCGTAAGCGCCCGGGAAACGACTTCTCGTTCGAGGACTCGATCCGACGGCCGCAGACGGTCCTCCAGCACGCCTTCCTGCGACGGCTCGCGGAGCGGGGCACGACGGTCGCGGGCGGCTGGCGGCTCCTCGGGTTCCATGAGGGCGAGGACACCGTCACGGCACTGCTGGAGGACGTCGACTCGGCCGAGCGTCGCGAGGTGCGCGCCCGCTACCTGGTGGGTGCCGACGGCGGAAGCAGCGACGTGCGCCGCCGCGGCAGCAGCGGCGGGTCCGGTACCGGCTCCGCCTCCGGAGGGGTGATCAACTGGGCCGGCACCTGGAGCGTGAGCACCTGGGACCCGGTGGTCGCCGGCGGTACCCGCAACACCCAGTACCTCGACCTCGTCTACGACTCGTTGACCCAGGTCGACTCCCAGGGCAACGCGCATCCCCAACAGGCGCGGAGCTGGGAGTACAACACGACCGGTGACGCCGTCACCTTCCACCTGCGGCCCGGGCTCAAGTTCACCGACGGCACCCCGGTCAACGCCGAGGCCTGGCAGTACCAGATCAACCGGGCCAAGACCCAGAAGAACTCCCAGCTCGCCGGTGACCTGGACTCCGTCAGATCGATCGACGTGATCGACGACCTGACCTTCCGGATCAATCTGACGCAGCCGGATCACCACATTCCCACGCTGTTCGGCGCGCGCGGCGCCGGTCTGCTCGCCAGCGAGACGGCCGCGAGGAACAACCCGCAGGCCCTGGCCACCACCGCCCCGGTCGGGTCGGGTCCGTTCAAGGTGGAGAGCCTGACCCCGGACGCGAGCGTCAGCCTGGTCAAGAACCCGGACTTCTGGGACGCCGAGAACATCCATGTCGACCGGATCGAGATCACGTTCAACAACGACCCGAACAGCGTCGTCCAGGGCATCAGGACCGGCACGTACAACTTCGCGATCGGCGACGTCGCCCAGATCGACCCGGCGAAGAAGGCCGGCCTGCAGGTCCTCGACGACTGGGGCTACGGCTACCAGGGCTACTTCGTGCCGGTGAACCTCAACAAGGCGCCGTTCGACAACCCGAAGGTCGTGCAGGCGATCCACTACGCCGTCAACCGCGAGCAGTTCGTCGAGCAGGCCGCGTTCGGCCATGGTGAGGTGACCGCCGAGCCGTACCCGAGCTACTACCCGGCGTACGCGCAGGAGGCGAAGGACCTCCACCCCTACAACCCGGACAAGGCACGGCAGCTGCTGGCCGAGGCGGGCTACAACACCACGGACAGGCGCCTGTCGCTTCCCTTCGTGGTGTCGCAGCCGACACCCCCGGACGAGGTGCTGCAGTCCCAGTTCAAGGCGGTCGGTGTCGACCTGGACATCAAGGTCGATCCGAACTGGTCCACGTCGTTCTTCGCCAAGACGCTCGCCATCACCGACTACAGCTACGCGGGACGTGACTCGTTCGGGCAGACGCTCACCGCGAACTTCGGCGGCGGCCCGCTGAACCTCAGCGGCCCGTTCCAGTCGGCGGAGTTCAAGGCCGCGCTGGCAAAGGTGCGTGCGACACCGCTCGACTCGCCGGACCTGAAGAAGAACCTGGCGGCCGCGACGGTCGCGGGCCTCACCTCCAACCCGAACATCTACACCTACGCGACCCCCCGGCCGTACATCCTGGCCACGGGCATCTCGCCGCTGCCGAAGCTGCCCGGGCAGATCTCGTTCAGGGGTGTCACGATCGGCTCCTCCTGA